TGGAGCTCGATGCCCCCGACGGCCaggctgccgccgccgccggaatcTACTTCGCGATGGTCGATCACGGCGTGCTCAGGTCCGGTTTCCGCGACGGCGCCAACTTCGGCTTCGTGCAGTCGCTCGGGCTCCGGTCGGTCATGTGAGTGCCGTGGCGTTGTTGCGGCGGGCGGCTGTTTGGCGCAGTCTGCCCGGCCGTAGCCGTGTGTATGCGTGTGTCTTGAATGTGGCCTGATTGTGGTCAGTGTTTTTGCGGGGTTGTTGCAAAGTAGGAAATCTTAATTGTTGGGGAATACTGGGTGCAATGCAAATGTTGTTTGCTAGTGCTGTCTCTGTGTTATCATCTCCATTTGTTCGTTTGCTGAGTATATCGGTTGGACGTTTTGAGGCGTCCAGCGCTTGCCATTCTCATTTTCTTTGCTGGAAAAAGAGAACGGATCGGCCAATTTTCAAAGCCGTCACTAGCGACCACTGTGGTATCAAAAAGGGAGAGCAGGATAGGATGCAAAGTAGATATTCATTGGCTGGATGAGCGCATCAACTTTATTTGGAGAGCAGTGGAGTTCCCGTAGCCTTACTCATGAGGGGCCAGCGAATGGGACCCTCCGGCATATTCCGAGGGGTGACGTCAAGATTCAAGCGCAAGTTTCTCCCTTTCCTGATGGGAGAAGAAAAGGTGAataaggagaaagagaagaaaagttaagaaggaggaggagaagaagtcAAGGTGAGGTTAACTCGCACTGATactcctttttcccctttcccctTCGATGTTCCTTCTGGATCATGGGAATCAATTGCCAAAAGAGTAGCGTTTTCTCATCGTCATCTTCTTTGTCGCGGTTTGTCTCGAGCTGTAAGGAGGTGAGGTTTTCGAAGAAGCCTGGGGAATGGAGAGTCCTTTTATCACCGAGATACTGAACCGATTGCCGGTGAAGTCGCTGCTCCAGTGCAGGTGCGTTTGCACACGGTGGCGTTGCTTGATAGACAGCCGTCCCTTCATGGAGTCGCACCTGAATCGGTCGATCGAGTCAAGCACGAACCTCTGCTTCTGCTGCAGGGGTTCCTCAAGCCTCTACTGTATCGATCTGGTTTCCCCGGGTGACGTGGTGGAGATAGAGTACCCTCTCAGGTGGAAGCGGATCAAGGCGCTAGGGTCTTGCCGTGGGTTACTTTGCATTTCTAAACCGGATGTCCGCGACGTTGCTATTTGGAATCCCTTCATTAGGAGGCATAAGTTCTTGCCTCCTACAGATACTCAGATAGGCGGTGGATTGTATCCCTCTGCTTGCGTTCATGGATTTGGTTATGATGATGAGAATGATGATTATGTGTTGTTGAGGCTGATTCAGACCTTTGAAGAACCAATTGAATCTGCGGTTAGTATCTATAGTTTGAGAGCTAACGAGTGGAGGCAGCTCCAGGAGATGCCATACTATCTGGTCTCGACACGCAAAATGATGGGGGTTTTTGTGCACGGCCGTCTGCACTGGTTGATGAAACGCGAGCTGGTGCCAAACTCGGCAAAAGTGTTGGTGGCTTTTGATTTTCGTATTGAGGAATTTGTGGAGGTGCACCAGCTTAATTTTATAGATAATAGGCTTGACATCGATTTGGCCGTCCTCGGACGGTGTCTTTGCCTTATTGTTTATGGTGAGCGAAGGGGTGTCGATGTGTGGATTATGAGAGACTATGGATTGAACAGACCATGGGATATGTTGTTCTCAATGCCTAACCACTCAAGGCCTTTGGGACTTGTCCGGCCATTGGCTTACTCCCAGAATGGTCGTGAAGTTCTGGTGAGAGTCGGCACTGAGACTCTCCGTTGGCATGATTTACCAACAGGGCATGACCGGAGATTCGATATAATTGCCATGCCAGTCTTGGAAGCAGAAATTTGTTTGCGAACCTTTGTTCCGGTCAATTGATTATGGATGAACTGCCGAGATGAGGAGGTAAGTACGCCGTGAAAAGTAGCTAGTTCTTTTGTGTTGGACTGTCTCAAATTCTTCGTAGATGGACCTTTAATAACTTGGTTAGTGTAGTGGATTTTGCTTGAACTGCTTCCTTCCTCTTACATGTTTTCGAAAATGTGAAGTGAAAGAAACTTTTTTCCACGGCTTTTGGATGGAACAAGGAAACTTATATGAAAACGATGAATATCCTAATTAAGGGATAGCTCTTTCTAGGGGAACAAGAGTTGTTGAATTGCTGCGAGGAATGATCGgatcctctctctttttgtggATGGGATAACTTTTGGGAAGTCGAGGAGACTACTAAATTGGTTTTGTGATCTCGAATAGAGGAGATGATTGAGAAATAAGGGGAACTAATGTGGGAATTGGGaacttggaattgaagattATGTGCCAAATCATgttttgcaaaacaaaatagTTGTAGGgtgcttctttatttttaatttttttatccatatttttgctgatgaaagaaaaaataaatctgtCTGAAACATGCTATAGGAGAGAAGTTTATGTATAATGCATATGAAGAAAACACATTCACTAAGGTTTCTATGGAAACAATTGATTGTGATGGAGCATTTATATTGTGAAACTAACGAGAGAGACGATAAAAATAGAGTTAGTTTTGTGGGTTAGcctgataaaaaagaaacaataatttgaagagagagagaaagagggagggagggagggagggagggagagagggagagggtatTTTGGTTAGTTAAGTGAAAAAAATGGGTGTCTTAGCCAAAGTGGGGGTGGAGATAGGGCCGCCCATAAAATGACACACAGATTTATGTGGAAAATTCTTGTGGGAAAAACTACGGGGAGAGAATTTACAAAAGgtggataaaagaaaaaaaaccttaagactttttttgtttctaattcAAACCTAATAACTTTAGATATAATTTAACACTAAATTATTACTTCTAACTATATCTAAAAGAGTGATGCATTTAGTAGTTCTTGAAACTTTCAACGTAAGACATTCGTTTTCCTTCCCAATTCATGATATATTCAATGCGTCTAAGATTGTCCTTTAGTAAGTGAAGAACatatttgaaaaacaattgaTAATTGCTTTTGTGTGCCTGAGGGCTTGCGCTGACAATTAATTGGTTTTTCCAGGTACCGTGTACTACTTAGCTCAGGAAATGCAACAGGAGAAGGGAAGCTTTTTCTCCCAGTTTTTAGATTCATTGCTCAACTTTCGATGACATGGACCGATGTACGACGTGGACCGATGTATCGACGTATCGACGGGAAAGGTTGGTAACAAAATGGATGGATCAAAAATAGCTATCCGACCTGCAAAGCTTACCTTTCAGCCTGTAAGTAGAGAgtacttttttctttccatgaaGAACAAACTGCTATCAACAGATGTAACACAAAGAAGAACTAATTAGCACAAGTAAGGAAAGCTACTATCAGACAAGCCCGCTGACAAGAACCACATAACTTGCAATTCAAGCTAGGGATTGCAATATTCCTTAAATATCGCATAATAAGTCGACCCAGTTGATCTGCTCCTTCAAGTCATTAGACCCATACTTCAATTTGCCCATGACCAACAACACCTTAGTGAGATTTTCATCGAAGGATGACATGCCATCCTTCAATTGAGTCCTCTTGGCACGAGATTTTTTTCTCGAGCCTTTTCTCCAACAACAGTAATACCAATAACTTCTGATTCTGATATTCTCTCAACCACTTGATATGCACTACCAACTCTCTCAATCACGCTCCTACAACTTGATCTAAATATATTTGTCATAGGCAGGCACGTGAGATCATGAACTGTGGCACTTAGGTTCTGAATGACTCATGCACCCCTTACTATAGTCGTCTAAGCTCAGCCTTACCCTGAACTATTGCTCACTCACTCACTTGGCCCATCTAGAATTGTACAAAGAAACTTTAGAGGGACAAGTgtggaaaaattcaaagaaacctcagaaaaggaagaaaggggaaaacGAGGAAGAAATAAATGTAGAAGTAGAAACTAACTTTCGAAACGAAGGGGATTAAACAGGAACAAGAGGCATCCACCGAAGATGTTGAATCGATAGTTGCTCTTGTATCTCAAATTCCAATCAGCTAGCTTGACTTTGACATCATTACCACCACCTCTAGGAATAATCGATGTTCTGGAACTCTGGAACTCAACACGGATGTGATGCTGGAGGAggaaaaaatgtgaaaatttggaTTCTGCAACATTCTCCCCAAGAATACTTGAATGTCTTCAGTTGAAAATTACAATTGACTGCGTTAgtggcaaagtttggggttaCAAACATGCTCCAGATGGATGGATTATAGGTCCTTGAAAGATTTTTTGTTAACACTGATTGTCACAAGTTGATGTAGAGTGGATGAGCAGAGCCTTCTTCTGTAAATGACATTTTTGTGGAACCCAAGAGCAATCACGATCGGTGGAGAAAGGTTCCATTCATGCTAATAGCATATGCTTTGCAGGCTTTTATTAATCAAagtgccaaaataaaaataagctaCTCCCATATTTGTCTTCCAAGAGCAAAAGGTGACTTGTAAGCTTTGTGGAGAGAAGCATGGGTAACCATCTGAAGAAGCTTTGTATCGATTCTAATCTCTTCAATAAGACATTATTGGGTCTCTGGTCAGAGTTATAGATCGAATGGAATAACTGGGAGAGGGAAGATTCCTACATCTGGTTTGAAAGTGACTACTGAGTGTTGCCATCCTGGTATGTTATGCTAGGAAATTTGCTTTTGATCCAGTTCAGTGGCAATGTACCACACATAAAAGTTGCTGCAGCCATTTTTTATGATAGTGCCTGGAACAGTATTAGAACGAAGCATCTATTGTGGCCTGCCCATGCCAATCTAGCTAAATCCAAATCCATTTGAAGCATTGTTCTATGACAAGCTCTGTTAAACATCCCATGCCCACTGGATTGAAGGCACTCTCATTGCCTGAGTGAGGAATTTCTTGCGATGTTGTTGATTAATGGGAGGGTTTTTTTCTGACGAATCGGGAGTCAATTCTTCTCCAAGGAAAGAGTCCCCTTATGAGGCATCGTTCCCTAACAAGTGTTAACGAGTCCATACCCAATGGTTTGAAGGCACTCTAATTGCCCACCAATCTCGTTAAATCCAAATCCATGTGAAGCATCATTCTATAAGAAACTCTATTAAACATTCCATACCCAATGGGTTGGAGGCACTCTTTGCCTGAGAATGAGGAATTTTGTGCAATGTTGTTGATCAATGGGAGGGTTTTTTTTCTGATGAATCAGGAGTCAGTTCTTCTCCAAGGAAAGAGTCCCCTTATGAAGCATTGTTCCGTAACAAGTGTTAAACAGTCTTACACAATGGGTTGAAGGCACTCTAGTTGCCTGCCATTCTAGTTAATTCCAAATTTATGTGAAGCATTGTTCTATAACAAGCTCTGTTAAACATTCCATAACCAATGGGTTGAAGGCACTCTCATTGCCTGAGAGTGAGGAATTTCGTGCACTGTTGTTGATCAATGGGAGGGTTTTTCTTGACGAATCAGAAGTCAGTTCTTCTCCAAGGAAAGAGTCCCCATATGAAGCATTGTTCTATAACGAGCGTTACACAGTCTATACCCAATGGGTTGAAGGCACTCTAGTTGCCTGCCATTCTAGTTAAATCCAAATCCATGCGAAGCATTGTTCTATAAAAAGCTCTGTTAAACATTCCATGCCCAATGGGTTGAAGGCACTCTCATTGCCTGAATGAGGAATTTCGTGCAATGTTGTTGATCAATGGGagggtttttttcctttttctgacgAATCAGGAGTCGGTTCTTCTCCAAGGAAAAAGTCCCCTTATGAAGCATTGTTCCATAACAAGTGTTAAACAGTTCATACCCAATGGGTTGAATGCACTCTAATTGCCCGGGAGTCAGGAATGTCATGCAATGTTGCTGATCAATGGGAGTTTTTTCTGACAAATCGAGAGTCAGTTCTCCAAGAAAAGAGTCCCTTTATGACCTCAATTTTTGCAGCATCTTTCTTTTGCTGCTGAGTAAACCACGGAGCTTGTTTTCCAGGTGATGCTTCTGAGCCATTATCGCTTAAGCAATCAGTATTTCACAGAATATTAATGTTTCATATGGACAGATTGAAGGTCGTGGGTGAATACTTTTTTCTCCCTTAAATGGTCCGGTCAGAATGGGGGCTTGAGCAGCTCATTTTATGCAATCTTTGGCCTTGGTTATGTCGGCTTCTAAAATGTTAATTATGGAGGCTGGTAGTTGCCGGCCTGTTGCATCTGCTTATTTGCTCTATCTTATTGAACGTATATGCAGGAGCACGGTGAAATTactgttccttctcttgtggacaAGTTAGAGTTCTTTAGCCTGTCGCGTCTTCTTCTCCGTTGTGATTGAACAGGGGAGCAGCACCAGAAGACTTGTAGTTGACTTAACATCATGGCTCTTGTTGCAGGTCGAATTACGTTGACGGTCTTTTTAAGTCGTCCAGAGACCTACcatcttattctttttccccTGGAAATCTGCTTCCTTCATGGTACAAGTGGGGTACGATTGTCCGATCTGACTCCTAGAACAAGACGTCATCTAGACGTGACTGGTGCTTCTGTCCGAGATGTGTCACCTCGGTATTTTTTGGTCCAGATACTTAGGCCAAGATGTCATTGATGTTCCTGTCCAAGATGTGATTCGGTGGTGATAAGGTTGGATGATTCATCGTCATCGACGCGGTTTCCAAGAAAATCTTGACTGTCACTGTGGAGTTTATAATGGAATGAGAATACAAGCCCATATATAGAGCAAGAGTGAACAATAAACCCTAGCTACATAGATCCTAACATTATACTATATATTATTTAACAAGAAGTTACAGAAAGAAGAGCTAATTAGCATAAATAAGGAAACCTACTATAAGACACGAGTCCGCTGACAAGAACCGTACAACTTGAAATTCAAACTATGGATGGCAATATCCCTTGAATATAGCATAATAAGTTGACCTCGTTGATCAGCTCCTTCAGGTCCTTGAACCCATGCTTCAATTTGCCCACGGCCAAAAACACATTGGTGAGATTTTCGTCCAAGGAGGACGTGACCTCCCTCAATTATCTTGGCCAAAGACTCCTCTTGAGCCTTTTCTTTAACAACAGCAGTTGGGGTAACATCTGATTCCGCCATTCTCTCAATCCCTTGATATACGCTAGCAACTCTCTTAACCATACTCTCTACAATTCGATCTAATACCTTTTGTTGAATTGAACAGGTCAAGATATGGTGCATAAAAGTGGAAGCAAGTCTTCTTGGCATTTACAGGAAAGCAAATATTTGTTCTGTCAAGTACTATCCTGCATCTAGCGCTCAATGTTGTGTGTATCTGCTTTTCTCACTCTATGAATTGACCAATGGATTCCCCTTTGGGACATGAAATTATGGACAGATCAACCAGCCCAGTGCATGTTTGAGCTAAGCTTGTTTACCTGTCTTGACATTTACCTTAAAACATGCTCAATACAGTATCTTGATCTTTAATGCAACTGAGAAGTCCGACATTTGGAAGCTCCACTGGTTGGACATATGCGTCATCATCGTAGGTCATCCGAGATATGGGCGATGGCTCATCTCTTATCGACATATCATCGGTGTTTCTACATAGGCCATTGCCAATCCCGTTGCTTGGCATCGGTTTGCTTCTTCTGAAAGGAATGAGACAGATGAGGACGCAAGTTCGTCTTTTATTTGTGACGGCTCACGCTCGAATCGATGTGCTCGAATTGTGATTTCCTAGCACGACTGAATTTCCCTCCTCAACAGCTCATGTGTGTCGTGGAGTTGGAAGATGAGCTTGTAGCTTTCACCTCCACAGGCGCTGTACTCTTTTGCCCTAGCAAGTAGTGTCGGCTGGGACTGAGCAGAGGGGCTTTACACTCTCTCCATGATAATGATTGTTCTTTTGTCGACccaatgaaattgaaccaaaccgaTTCGAGATCATTCAATCgataaaatgtgaaattttgtgaaaccATAACCAACTGTTTTATTTTTCCCCCTTACCTTTTCACGATTTAGCAGTTTAGTAAAAGAGCGAGATTGGGTGATCAAAGCAACTATccctaaaatttaaagaaatgacATAGATAATCGTTGAATTTTTATCCAATGTGTAATGTATTTCTcgaatttctaatttattcaatgtggtcgTAAGGCTATTTGATGCAATagttgttgatacctaaattttggcgatttgtttaagtgtttattaattgcattgaaaaattagggattaatttctaaacccttaacaaaaaaattcattaaaatcacatcacatatagacattaggagcatttgcgtcactagttttaaaatttatcaaaaaatctacaaaaaaaaaaaaaaaaaacaatttttactaaattgcATCGCGTTTTAGCATTAGGAATATTTGCATCActaatgataatttttattttattttatttttccaaaaagtttgctaattaaaaaaaaaaagaaaaaaagaaaaaaggagaagaagatcgaaTGAGGCCGAGTAGAGGGCTTTTCTTCGTCCGTGGGCTCGCCGAcctatctcttttccttttctctcttttgcactTGGGCCGGTCCATCTCCTTTTATTTCAGCCCAACCCATGCGtgagtcttcttcctcccctcacACCAACCCCACTCCTGCAAAAGGAGAAACTTACAAGCCAAGGGCGAGGCAGAGGATCGCGAGGTCAGAGGACGGCGTCATCCCAGGATCGGAGATCAAGCGGCCGCGACAGGCTGGCGGTGGCAGAAGGCATGCGCGCCTGTCATTGCCCGAgcttaaaaggaagaaaagcagCAACAGCAGAGGGGAGCAGGGGAACAGCCGAATCAGGGGACGATCGGCTGGAGTTGGTGGTCGCGGATCAGGACGGCAAGGGCAGCTGGCACGGCAGGAGGCCGGGCGCcgcgaagaagaaaaggagcgGAGGAGGACTCTCAGAAGGGAGCAGGGGCGAAGGACAGAGAGTtggagagagctcgagagagtaGAGGGcgagccaaagggagagagtgagactgAAGGAAGCTTCGCCGTCGCCAGTCGTCCACCCGAGAGCCGTCGTCCGTCGCAGCGCTCCCCTTCGAAACAGGTAGGTCATTCCCGAGTACGtctgccctttttttttggtgggggcgTCGGGCTGGAGCTCGTGGTCGACTAGTTCGCACGAGCTTCAGTCTCGATCCTCGCCCGAAATTCCGTTGTGCTCGTGTTCATTCCTCATACAGCGTATGTGCTTATTGTAGTGCTTTATGCaa
The sequence above is drawn from the Eucalyptus grandis isolate ANBG69807.140 chromosome 11, ASM1654582v1, whole genome shotgun sequence genome and encodes:
- the LOC104445664 gene encoding F-box protein CPR1, whose product is MESPFITEILNRLPVKSLLQCRCVCTRWRCLIDSRPFMESHLNRSIESSTNLCFCCRGSSSLYCIDLVSPGDVVEIEYPLRWKRIKALGSCRGLLCISKPDVRDVAIWNPFIRRHKFLPPTDTQIGGGLYPSACVHGFGYDDENDDYVLLRLIQTFEEPIESAVSIYSLRANEWRQLQEMPYYLVSTRKMMGVFVHGRLHWLMKRELVPNSAKVLVAFDFRIEEFVEVHQLNFIDNRLDIDLAVLGRCLCLIVYGERRGVDVWIMRDYGLNRPWDMLFSMPNHSRPLGLVRPLAYSQNGREVLVRVGTETLRWHDLPTGHDRRFDIIAMPVLEAEICLRTFVPVN